A part of Caretta caretta isolate rCarCar2 chromosome 1, rCarCar1.hap1, whole genome shotgun sequence genomic DNA contains:
- the LOC125623402 gene encoding solute carrier family 2, facilitated glucose transporter member 3 — MESKKKITCPLLCAVSTAAIGSLQFGYNTGVINAPEKIIQAFFNQTLELRRGTPTSSELLTSLWSLSVAIFSVGGMIGSFSVGLFVNRFGRRNSMLLVNILAFVGGTLMGFSKTAKAIEMLILGRFIIGLFCGLSTGFVPMYISEISPTALRGAFGTLNQLGIVVGILVAQIFGLKEIMGSESLWPLLLGFTIIPAILQCAALPFCPESPRFLLINKMEEDKAQAVLQKLRGTQDVAQDIQEMKEESTKMSQERKATVPELFRSPNYRQAIIIAIVLQLSQQLSGINAVFYYSTGIFEKAGVKQPVYATIGAGVVNTVFTVVSLFLVERAGRRTLHLVGLGGMALCAVLMTIALTLKDVLSWISYISIVAIFGFVAFFEIGPGPIPWFIVAELFSQGPRPAAVAVAGCSNWTSNFLVGMLFPYAEKLCGPYVFIIFIVFLVIFFVFTFFKVPETRGRTFEDIARGFEGQGEGSGTVAAVEKSPMVELKGIESANDVTSNI; from the exons ATGGAGAGCAAAAAG aAAATTACTTGTCCCCTTCTCTGTGCCGTTTCCACTGCGGCCATCGGATCGCTCCAGTTTGGGTACAACACGGGTGTCATCAATGCACCTGAGAAG ATTATTCAAGCATTCTTCAATCAAACATTAGAGTTGCGGAGAGGGACCCCAACCTCCTCCGAGCTTCTGACCTCGCTGTGGTCCCTCTCCGTCGCCATCTTCTCCGTGGGAGGGATGATCGGCTCCTTCTCTGTTGGACTTTTTGTCAACCGATTTGGAAG GCGGAACTCCATGCTACTGGTGAACATCCTGGCCTTCGTGGGTGGCACCCTGATGGGCTTTTCCAAGACGGCAAAAGCAATAGAAATGCTGATCCTTGGCCGCTTTATCATTGGCCTCTTTTGTGGCCTCAGCACTGGCTTTGTTCCCATGTACATTAGCGAGATCTCACCCACCGCCCTGCGTGGTGCCTTTGGCACCCTCAACCAGCTGGGCATCGTTGTGGGCATCTTGGTGGCACAG ATTTTCGGCTTGAAGGAGATCATGGGGAGTGAGAGTCTCTGGCCACTGCTTTTGGGGTTCACTATTATCCCAGCCATCCTGCAGTGTGCTGCTCTGCCCTTCTGCCCTGAGAGTCCCCGTTTCCTGCTGATCAACAAGATGGAGGAAGACAAAGCGCAAGCAG TTCTCCAGAAGCTCCGTGGTACACAGGATGTGGCCCAAGACATCCAAGAGATGAAAGAGGAGAGCACCAAGATGTCCCAGGAGAGGAAAGCAACAGTGCCGGAGCTCTTCCGCTCGCCGAATTACCGCCAGGCCATCATCATTGCCATCGTACTCCAGCTCTCCCAGCAGCTCTCGGGCATCAATGCT GTGTTCTATTACTCCACGGGGATTTTCGAAAAAGCTGGTGTCAAGCAGCCTGTCTATGCAACCATTGGTGCTGGTGTGGTTAACACGGTCTTCACTGTCGTATCG CTGTTCCTGGTGGAGCGTGCAGGGCGCAGGACCCTTCATTTGGTCGGCTTGGGTGGCATGGCTCTCTGTGCCGTTCTCATGACCATAGCTTTGACACTTAAG gaTGTCTTGAGCTGGATTAGCTATATCAGCATTGTTGCCATCTTTGGCTTTGTGGCCTTTTTTGAAATTGGCCCCGGTCCTATTCCCTGGTTCATTGTGGCTGAACTCTTCAGTCAAGGTCCCCGTCCTGCAGCTGTGGCAGTGGCTGGTTGCTCCAACTGGACCTCCAATTTCTTGGTGGGAATGCTCTTCCCCTATGCAGAG AAATTGTGTGGTCCCTATGTCTTCATCATCTTCATTGTTTTCCTGGTCATCTTCTTTGTCTTCACCTTCTTCAAAGTCCCTGAGACCAGGGGCAGGACTTTTGAAGACATTGCCAGGGGCTTTGAAGGACAAGGGGAAGGAAGTGGCACCGTTGCAGCAGTGGAGAAAAGCCCCATGGTGGAACTGAAGGGCATAGAGTCTGCTAATGATGTTACCTCAAATATTTAA